The Chryseobacterium sp. G0186 genome includes the window GTTTCTAAGGCAGACTTTTACAAGGGATTGAAAAATAGCCAGGAGAACTTGATTCAGGAAATGGCTAAAAGCGGATTTAAACTTGATGCCGGTACTGAAGGTCTTGTGAAGGATAAATTGAAAAAACGTAATAATCCTATAGAGTTGATCCCATAACTTTATAGGGCTATGTCAGAAATATAAAGAGGCTGTCTCAAAAGTGAGGCAGTCTTTTTTATTCAAAAAAAGGAAAGCGAAAGCTTTCCTAATTGTATCAAATTGATTAATTTGCTGTGTGTTAAGTACATCAAAAGTAGTCTTTAAAGATTACAATCCCAAAGAAAATTTGCTTTTTCCTCCCAATTTATCGGAGTTGATTGATGAAAAGCATCCTGTAAAAATAGTTTCGGACATCATTGACGGGCTGGATATTAAAAGCTTAGTCAACACCTACAAACCTGGCGGAACTTCGTGCTATCATCCGAAAATGCTTTTGAAAGTTTTAATTTACGGTTATTTGAGTAATATCTATTCGAGCCGTAAAATAGAACAGGCCTTGAAGGAAAACATCCATTTTATGTGGGTTTCTGCAATGAGCCGTCCCGACCATAATACCATCAACAGATTTCGCAGCCAGCGTTTGAAGGGCGAGATTAAAGCCATCTTCACACAAATCGTTCTTCTTTTAGAGAAAGAAGGTTTGGTAAGTCTGGAAACCACTTTTGTAGACGGCACAAAGATAGAAGCCAATGCCAACCGCTATACTTTTGTCTGGGGAAAAGCCATCAAAAAACATAAAGCAAGAATTTCCCAGCAACTGGAAGAACTTTGGAATTATGCGGAAAAAGTGGCAAAAGATGAGCTTCAGGATACAGAGAATATTGATTTTAAAGAGGTAGATTCTGAAAAAGTAACTCAAACCATCACAAAGATCAATGAGGTTCTGAGAGATAAAAAAGCACCTTCAAAAGTCCGTCAGAAGCTGAATTATGCCAAGAAAAACTGGGCTGCCAATTTAGATAAATATAAGAAACAACAGGAAATATTAGGAAGCAGAAATTCTTATTCCAAGACGGATACCGATGCAACATTTATGCGGATGAAGGATGATCATATGCAAAACGGGCAGCTAAAACCGGCTTACAATCTGCAGATTTCCACCAACAGACAATTTATTTTACATTATTCCATACATCCCAACCCAACCGATACCAAAACATTAGAATCTCATTTACAGGGTTTTGAAGAGAGCTATCAGAAAGTTCCAAAAGAGCTTGTAGCGGATGCAGGATATGGCTCGGAAGAAAACTATAACTTATTGAAATATAGAAAAATAAAGGCTTATGTAAAATACAATTACTTTACAAAAGACCAAAAGTCAGGACAGATAACCACTTCACAGAATAATCCTAAACTGGCAAAAATCAGGGAAAAGATTTTCAAACTTCTTAATACCCCAAAAGGCGTCAGGCTACGCAAACAGCGATGTCACGATGTTGAACCTGTTTTCGCCCAGCTCAAACACAACAAAAATTTTAAACGCTTCCTGCTTAGGGGAAAAATTAAGGCCGAGCTGGAAATCGGCATACTTGCCATTGCCCATAATCTCAAGAAAATGGCAAAAGCAGCCTGAAAAAGACTGCTTTTTTAAATTTCTATCTTCCTTTTTCAAAATTTTTTAAATACAACAACTGAAAAAGCTTTTTGTTAACATAAAAACAAAAAGAGACTGTCCTTTTGAGACAGCCTCTTTTGTCTATTATAATATATATATAGGTTGGATTTGTTGTAAAGGATGTTTTTGGTTGGTTTAATTATTTCTCGATGACTTTTGCTGATCTTATAAATATGAGCTCATATTTATAAAAAGATGTAAATGGTTAAAAATCAAAATATTTTAGTCGAAATATTTGTCAGTAACAAAATTATTCGTAGATTTGCACACTCATTTTAGGAGCGTAGTATGCCTATATCAAAAGTAGAAATTACTTCAGACTTCCGAAAAATGGGGATAAATAAAGGATAAATTTTATTATAATATAAACAATGTCAGGTATTATTGGTAAGAAAATCGGTATGACGTCTTTGTTTAACGAAGAAGGAAAAAACATTCCTTGTACAGTTATTCAGGCTGGTCCATGCTCGGTTTTACAGGTCAGAACCTTAGAAAAAGACGGTTATAAAGCTGTTCAATTAGGTTTCGATGACAAGAGTGAGAAGAACGTTGGTAAAGCGTTAGCTGGTCATTTTAAAAAGGCTGGTTCTGCTCCTAAAGCTAAATTAGTTGAATTCTACAGAGAATTCGTTGATGAAGTAAAAGTAGGAGAAGAAGTAAAAGTTGATTTGTTCACTGAAGGTGAATATGTTGACGTAACAGGAACTTCAAAAGGTAAAGGCTTCCAGGGTGTTGTTAAAAGACACGGATTTGGAGGTGTAATGCAGGCAACTCATGGTCAGCACAACAGACTTAGAGCTCCAGGTTCTATCGGTGCTGGTTCAGACCCTTCAAGAGTATTCAAAGGGATGAGAATGGCTGGAAGAATGGGAGGTGAGCAGGTAACTGTTCAAAACCTTCAAGTGTTAAAAGTTGATCAAGAACAAAATCTTTTAGTAGTAAAAGGTGCTGTTCCGGGAGCTAAAAATTCTTATGTAATTATCAGAAAATGGAACTAGTAGTATTAAATACATCAGGAAAAGAGACCGGAAGAAAAGTAACTCTAGACGAAACAGTATTCGGAATTGAGCCAAATCAGCACGCGGTTTACTTAGAAGTTAAGCAGTACCTTGCAGCACAGAGACAAGGAACTCATAAATCAAAAGAAAGAAGCGAAATTACTGCTTCTACTAAAAAGCTTAAGAAGCAAAAAGGATCAGGATCTGCTAGATATGGTGATATTAAATCTCCAACTTTCAGAGGTGGAGGTAGAGTATTCGGACCAAAACCAAGAGACTACAGATTCAAATTGAACAAAGCTCTTAAGAGATTAGCTAAGAAATCTGTTTTATCTCAGAAAATGAGAGACAACAGCATTAAAGTTTTAGAAGATTTGAGCTTTGGTGCTCCTAAGACTAAAGATTTTATCAATGTATTAAGTGCATTGGAACTTAACGGTAAAAAATCTTTATTCGTTCTTCCTGAAGCTAACAAGAATGTGTATTTATCTTCAAGAAACTTACCTAAAACTAAAGTAATGAACTTCAACGAGATCAGTTCTTACGATTTAGTAAATGCAGGTGAAATTATTTTCTTCGAAGGTGCAGTTGAAAAATTCCAGGAAAATTTAAAGAAATAAGTCATGTCTATTATTATTAAACCAGTTATCTCAGAAAAGGCTAATTACCTTACGGATTTAAGAGGTTCTTATTCTTTCTTAGTTAACCCTAAGGCGAATAAAATCCAGATTAAAAAAGCTGTTGAAGCAGCTTACGGTGTAAAAGTAGCAGACGTTAACACAATGATTTATGCTCCGAAGGTTTCTTCAAAATACACTAAAAAAGGTCTTCAAGTAGGAAAGACAAACAAATTGAAAAAAGCGGTAATTAAACTTGTTGAAGGTGAAGTT containing:
- a CDS encoding IS1182 family transposase produces the protein MLSTSKVVFKDYNPKENLLFPPNLSELIDEKHPVKIVSDIIDGLDIKSLVNTYKPGGTSCYHPKMLLKVLIYGYLSNIYSSRKIEQALKENIHFMWVSAMSRPDHNTINRFRSQRLKGEIKAIFTQIVLLLEKEGLVSLETTFVDGTKIEANANRYTFVWGKAIKKHKARISQQLEELWNYAEKVAKDELQDTENIDFKEVDSEKVTQTITKINEVLRDKKAPSKVRQKLNYAKKNWAANLDKYKKQQEILGSRNSYSKTDTDATFMRMKDDHMQNGQLKPAYNLQISTNRQFILHYSIHPNPTDTKTLESHLQGFEESYQKVPKELVADAGYGSEENYNLLKYRKIKAYVKYNYFTKDQKSGQITTSQNNPKLAKIREKIFKLLNTPKGVRLRKQRCHDVEPVFAQLKHNKNFKRFLLRGKIKAELEIGILAIAHNLKKMAKAA
- the rplC gene encoding 50S ribosomal protein L3; this encodes MSGIIGKKIGMTSLFNEEGKNIPCTVIQAGPCSVLQVRTLEKDGYKAVQLGFDDKSEKNVGKALAGHFKKAGSAPKAKLVEFYREFVDEVKVGEEVKVDLFTEGEYVDVTGTSKGKGFQGVVKRHGFGGVMQATHGQHNRLRAPGSIGAGSDPSRVFKGMRMAGRMGGEQVTVQNLQVLKVDQEQNLLVVKGAVPGAKNSYVIIRKWN
- the rplD gene encoding 50S ribosomal protein L4 — its product is MELVVLNTSGKETGRKVTLDETVFGIEPNQHAVYLEVKQYLAAQRQGTHKSKERSEITASTKKLKKQKGSGSARYGDIKSPTFRGGGRVFGPKPRDYRFKLNKALKRLAKKSVLSQKMRDNSIKVLEDLSFGAPKTKDFINVLSALELNGKKSLFVLPEANKNVYLSSRNLPKTKVMNFNEISSYDLVNAGEIIFFEGAVEKFQENLKK
- the rplW gene encoding 50S ribosomal protein L23, yielding MSIIIKPVISEKANYLTDLRGSYSFLVNPKANKIQIKKAVEAAYGVKVADVNTMIYAPKVSSKYTKKGLQVGKTNKLKKAVIKLVEGEVIDIFAVN